From the Anguilla rostrata isolate EN2019 chromosome 12, ASM1855537v3, whole genome shotgun sequence genome, the window ACCTGTAAAGTTGatgaaaaaatagatttttctgaAAGTCATACATTCAAAGGATAGAGAGAAGGGGCATCAACACAATACCTTGCCATCCTGACCTGAAAAGTTCACCAAAATGAGCCCTAGAAAGAGCTAATTtacttcttatttattttagtcaattgttttcttttacagAGAAGgcttgttctttatttatttcatattaaacaATACACAGTCTGTACTCTAGCCAGGGATCCTAAGTGATTAAAATACCACTGGGGAAAATCAGAAAGCTTTGATGGATCATGACAAACTGTTTGTTTAGAACCATGCACAACTCAGCTcatgtgatggtgtgtgtgtgtatgtgtgtgcgtgtgtgtttgtgtgtgtgtgtgcgcgtgtatgtgtgtgagggaagGGAGGGTCATATTCTTTTAAAGACTGTGCCTTATAATATAAGACTCGCTTTTCTAAATAAAACTacaatttctaaataaaaaaatttggataaaaatgcattttatttctaaaaaaacacttcatatATGGCCACGGCATTTGAGTAATAACTTCAAAGCTTAAGAGTGTCTAGTGGATATTTCCCAAAACCACTACAGAAACAGGCACAAAACCCTCCGCTCACAACCAcaaatgttctcattttaaTGACCGGCAACCCGTTCTACATATTGAGGAGTGGAAACCAAAGCTAGGCGAGGTTTCCCAAGCTCCTCTGAGAGGTCTCGCACAAAGctgcagcacagctcagaaATACCACAGTTTAATAAGCAGCACCAATCTCTCATTGACCCAGACCTTCCCCCGCCCAAAGGCACAACACGAGCGCGCGCATATAATCTCTCCATAGTGCATTCTTTCCAGCGCGGCTGCGCGCCACGCGTCCACCGGTATGACATCCGCACTACCACTGTCCAGTGTAAGGTTACTCAGAAAACAGATACTTCAGAAATGCATAAGAATGGTATAGGGAGACTGCTACATAAGTGAAGTTCCACCGGCGGTGGCCGCTGAGGGACTGGCCTCACTGCGCCATGCTCACCCGTATGCCAGTGGCTCCAGATCAGCCACAGACCAAACTCCGGAGGGGTTCGCAGGGGGCTGGAGGCACTCAATGTCCTCAATGTCCACTTCTCGGTAAGGCACTGTCAGTAACCAcagtccacccccccacccccacacacgaTATGGCCATGGCATCCCCCCAGGCCAGAGTCTCTAACCTACTTCCTCTAAGGCCTGGTCTCCATCAAGCCCCGAGGCTCAGCCCGCTGCCTGGACTACCCATCCTCACGTCACCTCAGGAAGGGGTGAAATGTTTCTCAGAAAGGTGCTCCGCTCCACCACGCCCACAGAGCCGAGAAGACTCCTCCCACCCCCGGCCCCAAACTCCAAACTCCTCAGCTTGTCCCTGTCGCACCTCAAACCACCGTCTCGTTTCCCTTTACCGGCTTAATCCAGCTGTCCgtccttttctccctctttgtCCTGCTGGAGCTGACCAGCCGGTTGGAGCACTTCTGCCACGTGTGCAGCGTCTTGGCCGACCAGATCCACATGCCCGAGGTGATGCCCACCAGGAGCGACATGAAGATCTTCAGCATCTCCACGGCCAGGTACGAGTCCCGGGCCGACTGCTTGAAGTCGCCCCAGTTGGAGATCTGGTAGAAGTAGCAGGCGATGACGCAGGTGGCCGGCACGGTGTAGAGCACGGAGAAGACGCCGATCTTCACCATCAGCCGCTCCAGCTTGTCCGTCTTGGTTCCGTCCTTCTGCAGGTTGGAGCGGATCTTGAAGAGCGCCACCAGACCGGCGGCGATGAACAGGGTCCCGATCACCAGGTAGGTGAAGAGCGGCGCCACCACGAAGCCCGTCAGCGCGTCGATGTGCTGGTTGCCCACGTAGCAGAGCCCCGTCAGGTCGTCGGCGTCCACCAGCCGCATGATGAGGATGACGATGGTCTTGACGGCCGGGATGGCCCAGGCGGCGATGTGGAAGTAGGAGCTGTGCATCTCGATGGCCTCGTGGCCCCACTTGAGCCCTGCCGCCAGGAACCAGGTGAGCGTGAGGATCACCCACCAGATGGAGCTGGCCATGCCAAAGAAGTACATGAGGAGGAAGACGATGGCGCAGCCCGTGTTCTTCAGCCCCTCCTGGATCAGCACCGGCACGGCGGCCTCCTCCAGGTCGCAGGAGATGCGCTCGCGCCCCACCGTCAGGCGCACGATGAAGGCGATGCTGTAGATGTTGTAGCACATGCTGAGGAAGATGATGGGCCGCTCGGGGTAGGAGAAGCGGGAGGAGTCGATGAGGAAGGTCAGCACGGTGAAGGTGGTGGACACGAAGCACAGGACGGCCCAGGCCGCCATCCAGATGTCGGTGAAGACCTTGGCCTGCCGGCGGTACAGGCCGGCATCGTAGCCGCACTGCAGGACGCAGTTGAGGCTGCGCTTGACCCAGGCATACTGGTCCGGCCCGGCGCCCAGCGTGTGACACTCCTCCTCCATGGGCTGCAGTGTGCGGATGGTGTGGTAGGGGGCGTCGTCGTCCCCCGGCCCCTCCATGCACATGTGGTTCTGGTCGTTCTGAGGCGGGAAGAGGCTGCAGTTGAGCACCTCGGGCCACACGAAGCCAAACTCAGTCAAGACCGGCAGGCACTTCCGCTTGACGGACAGGCACATGCTTCCACAGGGGCCAATGGGAATGGGGACTTTGTCTGTGCACATGGGGACatacacagagcacaggaagaactgtgggaaagaaaaagagaagttaAACATGGacagtgaaaaaacatttaaatataacatagcaagacaatgacaaatacaggccattcaacccaacaatgctcgccattttcctgaccaAATTAGtactctgattacctacagactagatagtatctaacaccgtatcaagcctagtcttgaaaagccccagagtttctgcctctactacatgaaaataaataaaatgtaatttaaataaataacatgtataaataataataaggttTTTCGCAACAGTTCATGAGAAACAGTTGCATAGTAATGCATCAC encodes:
- the fzd4 gene encoding frizzled-4, giving the protein MHWIPILDIVAFFLMVFHSQLGLAHAFGDDEEMTCDPIRISMCQDLGYNVTKMPNLVGNVLQSDAELQLTTFTPLIQYGCSSQLKFFLCSVYVPMCTDKVPIPIGPCGSMCLSVKRKCLPVLTEFGFVWPEVLNCSLFPPQNDQNHMCMEGPGDDDAPYHTIRTLQPMEEECHTLGAGPDQYAWVKRSLNCVLQCGYDAGLYRRQAKVFTDIWMAAWAVLCFVSTTFTVLTFLIDSSRFSYPERPIIFLSMCYNIYSIAFIVRLTVGRERISCDLEEAAVPVLIQEGLKNTGCAIVFLLMYFFGMASSIWWVILTLTWFLAAGLKWGHEAIEMHSSYFHIAAWAIPAVKTIVILIMRLVDADDLTGLCYVGNQHIDALTGFVVAPLFTYLVIGTLFIAAGLVALFKIRSNLQKDGTKTDKLERLMVKIGVFSVLYTVPATCVIACYFYQISNWGDFKQSARDSYLAVEMLKIFMSLLVGITSGMWIWSAKTLHTWQKCSNRLVSSSRTKREKRTDSWIKPVKGNETVV